A window of the Synechococcales cyanobacterium T60_A2020_003 genome harbors these coding sequences:
- a CDS encoding ATP-dependent Clp protease proteolytic subunit — translation MVQAPYYGEAAYRTPPPDLPSLLLKERIIYLGLPLVSDDDMKRRMGVDVTKLIIAQLLYLQFDDSEKPIYFYINSTGTSWYTGDAIGFETEAFAICDTISYVKPPVHTICIGQAMGTAAMILSAGTKGYRASLPHATIVLNQPRTGTRGQATDIQIRAKEVLANKMAMLDILSRNTGQSIEKLSKDTDRMFYLTPQEAKEYGLIDRVLESTKDLPKQIPALA, via the coding sequence ATGGTTCAGGCACCTTACTACGGCGAAGCCGCATACCGTACTCCACCTCCTGACTTACCGTCCTTGCTGCTGAAGGAGCGGATTATCTACTTAGGCTTACCGCTCGTTTCAGACGATGACATGAAGCGCAGAATGGGAGTAGACGTCACGAAGCTAATCATCGCTCAGCTTCTTTACCTACAATTTGACGACTCTGAAAAGCCAATTTATTTCTACATCAATTCGACTGGAACATCCTGGTACACCGGGGACGCCATCGGGTTTGAAACCGAGGCGTTTGCAATCTGCGACACGATTAGCTACGTGAAGCCTCCAGTCCATACCATTTGTATTGGTCAGGCGATGGGAACCGCTGCCATGATTCTCTCGGCAGGAACCAAAGGCTACCGTGCCAGCCTTCCCCATGCCACGATTGTGCTCAACCAACCTCGTACCGGAACGCGGGGTCAGGCCACCGACATCCAAATCCGGGCGAAAGAAGTGTTAGCCAACAAGATGGCGATGTTGGATATTCTGTCGCGCAATACTGGGCAATCCATTGAGAAGCTATCCAAAGATACGGATCGCATGTTCTACCTAACGCCTCAAGAGGCGAAGGAATACGGCCTCATCGATCGTGTTTTGGAAAGCACCAAGGACTTACCGAAACAAATTCCGGCGCTAGCTTAA
- a CDS encoding ATP-dependent Clp protease proteolytic subunit produces the protein MPVDDILRVPYNIPGTPYWQWVNIFTRLSQERIVFINQPLTDGVANSIVSALLYLDSQDQNKPIYLYINSIGDPMAAGMGGVDIGMVSVTAGLAIYDTMRHIKSPIYTICMGQAVGMAAVLLSAGTKGHRASLPHASIVIDHPRSGSRGQATDIQINADEVLSKRHLVLEILAETTGQTFEKVAGDTNRTLYLTPQEALNYGLIDRVLSHSKTA, from the coding sequence ATGCCTGTTGATGACATTCTTCGTGTCCCGTACAACATTCCTGGCACCCCTTACTGGCAGTGGGTTAACATCTTCACTCGCCTTAGCCAGGAACGGATCGTCTTCATCAACCAACCGTTGACGGATGGCGTTGCCAATTCGATCGTGTCAGCCTTGCTCTATCTGGATTCTCAAGATCAGAACAAACCCATATACCTGTACATCAATTCCATCGGTGATCCAATGGCGGCAGGGATGGGGGGCGTGGATATTGGCATGGTTTCTGTAACCGCAGGACTGGCCATTTATGACACGATGCGGCACATCAAATCTCCGATTTACACGATTTGTATGGGTCAAGCCGTGGGGATGGCTGCTGTATTGCTGTCTGCCGGAACCAAAGGCCATCGTGCCAGTTTGCCCCATGCGTCGATTGTGATTGATCATCCCCGGAGTGGATCACGCGGTCAGGCGACGGATATCCAAATCAACGCAGACGAGGTGTTGTCAAAGCGGCATTTGGTGTTGGAGATTTTGGCAGAAACCACAGGTCAAACGTTTGAAAAGGTGGCGGGCGATACCAATCGCACCCTTTATCTAACGCCCCAGGAGGCGCTGAACTACGGTCTCATCGATCGCGTACTGAGCCATTCGAAGACAGCCTAA
- a CDS encoding ATP-dependent Clp protease proteolytic subunit: protein MPIGVPSVPYRLPGGTYEQWISIYDRLFRERIIFLAEEVDDGIANAIVAYMLYLDSEDSSKPIYLYINSPGGSVTAGMAIYDTMQHIKSEVVTICVGLAASMGAFLLAAGTKGKRLALPHSRIMIHQPLGGVGRRQATDIQIEATEILRVRKLLNEILAGRTGKSIEQVEKDTDRDYFMSAQEAMEYGLIDRVVENTQSAV from the coding sequence ATGCCTATTGGTGTTCCTAGTGTTCCCTATCGGCTTCCCGGCGGTACTTACGAGCAGTGGATTAGCATCTACGATCGCCTCTTCCGGGAACGCATTATCTTTTTGGCTGAAGAAGTTGACGATGGTATAGCCAATGCCATTGTGGCTTACATGCTGTATCTGGATTCTGAGGACTCTTCAAAGCCGATCTATTTGTACATCAACTCACCCGGCGGCTCAGTAACGGCTGGCATGGCCATTTACGACACCATGCAGCACATTAAATCCGAAGTTGTGACCATCTGCGTAGGCTTGGCGGCTTCAATGGGAGCCTTTTTGCTGGCGGCAGGCACGAAAGGAAAGCGACTGGCATTGCCCCACTCGCGTATCATGATTCACCAGCCCCTTGGCGGTGTGGGTCGTCGGCAAGCAACCGATATCCAAATTGAAGCGACCGAGATCTTGCGGGTGCGTAAGCTTTTGAATGAGATCTTGGCTGGACGGACAGGCAAGAGTATTGAGCAAGTTGAAAAGGACACCGATCGCGACTATTTCATGTCTGCGCAGGAAGCCATGGAGTACGGATTGATCGATCGGGTGGTGGAAAACACCCAGTCCGCTGTTTAG
- a CDS encoding J domain-containing protein, whose amino-acid sequence MNVSDCYRILGLRTGASAEDVKASYRRLVRRYHPDVNPHNQEQAKDRFIQLTEAYRVLRQSVLATPPVREPNFAEVRQRSHPVSPEPPTVSKPASRQSSPQAPPPSGSSPSSASSSSPAAQPQARSHPSFETDLSEADQELKQNAYYQLQTLLKTQRFPRAIALVEGLAQRLPQDLEVRQWQAITYQRWGRQLVSDRQFDKARIYLQKALKTDARNRSLWTEVQRDLRCIDEYQQTPQATQLER is encoded by the coding sequence ATGAACGTATCGGATTGTTATCGCATTTTAGGGTTGAGAACAGGGGCATCGGCAGAAGACGTGAAAGCGTCCTACCGTCGTTTGGTGCGCCGGTATCATCCTGACGTGAATCCGCATAATCAAGAGCAGGCAAAGGATCGCTTTATTCAGCTTACGGAAGCCTACCGAGTTCTACGACAGTCTGTCCTCGCGACACCGCCCGTCCGAGAACCCAACTTTGCCGAGGTACGGCAACGATCGCACCCCGTCTCGCCTGAACCGCCTACCGTCTCTAAACCAGCGTCACGCCAATCGTCACCTCAGGCACCGCCCCCATCGGGATCGTCTCCGAGTTCGGCGTCTTCGTCCTCTCCGGCTGCCCAGCCCCAGGCGCGATCGCACCCTAGTTTTGAAACCGATCTATCGGAAGCTGACCAAGAGCTGAAGCAGAACGCCTATTATCAACTGCAAACATTGCTGAAAACCCAGCGTTTTCCGCGCGCGATCGCCCTTGTTGAAGGACTTGCCCAACGGCTTCCCCAGGATTTAGAAGTGCGGCAGTGGCAGGCGATTACCTATCAACGCTGGGGACGGCAGCTCGTGAGCGATCGCCAGTTTGATAAAGCCCGAATTTACCTGCAAAAAGCCCTCAAAACCGATGCTCGGAATCGCTCCCTTTGGACCGAGGTGCAGCGAGATTTGCGGTGCATCGATGAATATCAGCAAACGCCCCAAGCCACCCAGCTAGAGCGCTAG
- a CDS encoding metal-binding protein — MTEASGRLVWNHSTHLPGLIPILEKLTQYSGIRTVTPAVIGHTRSNIPQLKLKISTPIRGGFKLIARKGKSFQEVFIITTLNREELEGAIAQILAL; from the coding sequence ATGACAGAGGCCAGCGGACGACTTGTTTGGAACCATTCGACCCATCTTCCTGGATTAATTCCGATTTTGGAAAAGCTGACCCAATATTCTGGGATTCGTACCGTTACGCCTGCGGTTATTGGGCACACCCGCTCGAATATTCCCCAGCTTAAGCTGAAGATTTCTACACCGATTCGTGGAGGTTTTAAGCTCATTGCCCGCAAAGGAAAAAGTTTCCAAGAGGTCTTTATCATTACCACCCTCAATCGTGAAGAGTTGGAAGGGGCGATCGCCCAAATCCTAGCGCTCTAG
- the clpS gene encoding ATP-dependent Clp protease adapter ClpS, whose protein sequence is MTASPTVAPSKSSQVTQQPYPNYKVIVLDDDFNTFQHVANCLMKYIPHMTSDRAWKLTNQVHYEGQAIVWVGPQEQAELYHQQLSREGLTMAPLESA, encoded by the coding sequence ATGACCGCCTCACCCACGGTTGCGCCGAGTAAATCCAGTCAGGTTACTCAGCAGCCCTATCCTAACTATAAGGTCATTGTGCTAGACGATGATTTCAACACGTTTCAGCATGTGGCTAACTGTCTGATGAAGTACATTCCCCACATGACGAGCGATCGCGCCTGGAAGCTCACAAATCAGGTGCATTACGAAGGGCAAGCGATTGTGTGGGTGGGGCCACAGGAACAGGCCGAACTGTATCATCAGCAGCTTAGCCGTGAAGGGTTGACCATGGCTCCGTTGGAGTCGGCTTAG
- a CDS encoding alpha/beta fold hydrolase has protein sequence MTPSTASHPWHYAFGRQRNWQWRGWRVRYTYYRSQNSGEADSALPILMVHGFGSALTQWRHNGQVLSQHHPVYALDLVGFGGSEKASAPYKVEFWVEQIFEFWDTFIGRPVVLVGHSLGALVALSTVVAHPALAQGLVLMTLPASRQEMLPAWASAIAGTMERVFANSWVVRPLFRLMQQPSMMRRALNLAYTDPSRVTDELVELYCMPTWDRGAAQTLVRLSKAATHPSYAPNTIQLLDRLNVPTLVLWGECDRIVQLKNRQVIFDHHPCMELRTVPDAGHCAYEESADVVNQEILHWARTVSSTVNSDR, from the coding sequence ATGACTCCTTCCACTGCATCTCACCCTTGGCACTATGCCTTTGGCCGACAGCGCAACTGGCAATGGCGAGGATGGCGCGTTCGCTATACCTACTATCGCTCCCAAAATTCTGGGGAGGCCGATTCGGCCCTACCCATTTTGATGGTGCATGGATTTGGTTCCGCGTTGACCCAATGGCGACATAATGGGCAGGTTCTCAGCCAGCATCACCCCGTCTATGCCCTGGATCTGGTGGGCTTTGGTGGCTCCGAGAAGGCATCGGCTCCCTATAAGGTCGAGTTTTGGGTGGAGCAGATTTTTGAGTTTTGGGATACGTTTATTGGTCGTCCGGTCGTATTGGTCGGCCACTCGCTAGGTGCATTAGTCGCCTTAAGTACGGTGGTGGCGCATCCGGCCTTGGCGCAGGGACTCGTGTTGATGACCTTACCTGCCTCGCGCCAAGAGATGTTGCCGGCCTGGGCATCAGCTATAGCTGGAACGATGGAGCGGGTCTTTGCAAATTCATGGGTGGTGCGCCCGCTGTTTCGACTCATGCAGCAACCGAGCATGATGCGCCGTGCCCTAAATCTTGCCTATACCGATCCGTCACGCGTAACCGACGAACTGGTTGAACTCTACTGTATGCCCACCTGGGATCGCGGCGCGGCTCAAACCCTCGTACGCCTCTCTAAAGCGGCAACCCATCCTAGCTACGCTCCAAACACCATTCAGCTTCTCGATCGCTTAAACGTGCCGACCTTAGTACTGTGGGGAGAGTGCGATCGCATTGTTCAGTTGAAAAACCGACAGGTCATTTTTGACCATCACCCCTGCATGGAGCTTCGTACGGTTCCTGACGCTGGGCATTGCGCCTATGAAGAGAGTGCTGACGTGGTTAACCAAGAAATTCTACATTGGGCGCGAACAGTGAGCAGCACCGTAAACAGCGACAGGTAG
- a CDS encoding serine/threonine protein kinase, translated as MDSSIATLSKRRSSAQHQTRLGQLCGTNQLFRDRYKVLKMLGRGGFGVTFLAKDEALPASPFCVIKHLCPKVDNPSILCKASERFEREASILSRLGSHSQIPRLLDYFQIDDEFFLVQEYVKGATLAKLVRSKGPMTEEAVKQCLRELLPVLSFVHSNQVIHRDIKPPNIIRCLDDNRLVLIDFGAVKEEIAQFAEPDTDDNSPATNFVGTVGFAPPEQLSLRPIYASDIYAVGVTCLFLLTGHPPLAFDYDSYSGEILWQEQVNVSAHFAKVLDKMLKISPRERYHTTEQVLRALELEDHFDSLAPCMNTMARPTDLSDYHDPNAYLPPIARTAASIRSWRRRMVQRQRPDHPQKPFPDHQGYVG; from the coding sequence ATGGATTCTTCGATCGCAACCCTTTCGAAACGGCGATCTTCAGCCCAACACCAAACCCGTTTGGGACAACTGTGTGGCACCAACCAATTGTTTCGCGATCGTTACAAAGTCCTAAAAATGCTAGGTCGAGGAGGATTTGGCGTTACCTTCCTAGCCAAGGATGAAGCGCTCCCTGCATCGCCGTTCTGTGTCATCAAACACCTCTGCCCCAAAGTGGATAACCCGTCTATCTTATGTAAGGCCAGCGAGCGTTTTGAACGAGAAGCGTCTATTTTGAGTCGGTTGGGTAGTCATTCCCAAATTCCTCGCTTGTTGGACTACTTTCAGATAGACGATGAGTTTTTTCTCGTCCAGGAATACGTTAAGGGAGCTACCCTTGCCAAACTAGTTCGCAGCAAGGGTCCTATGACTGAAGAAGCAGTCAAGCAATGTCTGCGGGAACTGCTTCCGGTTCTCAGCTTTGTGCATAGCAATCAGGTCATTCACCGTGATATCAAACCTCCCAACATCATTCGCTGCTTGGATGACAACCGATTAGTGCTAATCGACTTTGGAGCGGTCAAAGAAGAAATAGCCCAGTTTGCTGAACCCGACACAGATGACAACAGTCCGGCAACGAACTTCGTGGGTACGGTCGGCTTTGCCCCACCAGAGCAATTATCCCTCCGTCCAATTTACGCCAGTGATATCTATGCCGTAGGGGTCACCTGCCTATTTTTGCTCACCGGACATCCTCCCCTTGCGTTTGACTATGATTCGTATAGTGGTGAGATTCTATGGCAAGAACAAGTGAATGTTTCAGCGCATTTTGCCAAGGTTCTGGACAAGATGCTGAAAATTTCCCCTCGTGAGCGCTACCACACTACAGAGCAAGTTTTGCGGGCATTAGAGCTTGAGGATCACTTCGATAGCCTTGCTCCCTGTATGAATACAATGGCACGTCCAACTGATTTGTCTGACTATCACGATCCCAACGCTTATCTGCCGCCGATTGCCCGCACGGCGGCTAGCATTCGCAGTTGGCGCAGGCGGATGGTGCAGCGTCAACGACCCGATCATCCACAAAAGCCCTTTCCCGACCATCAGGGCTACGTAGGCTAG
- a CDS encoding TM0106 family RecB-like putative nuclease yields the protein MVVTDEVLLSYQRCSRRAFLDLYGDQRYQDQPSDYSLKLRQDSLEHQRWVLDQHQPLHHVPYPRHDWVNGAAATLDLMGQGVDRIANGVLHVSRGNVQLVSYPKLLIRQDAPSRLGNWHYVPVDIKLGKRPKADYQVVAAFQSYLLSELQGRLPDHGWLILRQRGAYAVSLDDMLPRMEETLEGCIQTLMHPEEPEVFIAHSRCDLCQWYTHCYAIAQSEHHLSLLPGVTPSRYTHLQALGVQSLEDLSALSVKALEGLPGFGPQVAQRLIQQAKATVGQVALPYWDPDEQENLPLLAPQDLPSADVELYFDIEAAPEHNLTYLHGVLVIDHRSHQDEFHALWANSVEEEPKIWQQFLQLVERYPNAPIFHFCPYEAQIIRKLAIAHHMPETDIQNLLERFVDIHERITRVAVLPVESYALKHIARWIGFQWRDSEANGAQSICWYDQWQATGDRVYLDAILRYNEDDCWATYYVKRWLAEFIQQHSSDSNAPERSP from the coding sequence ATTGTGGTCACAGACGAAGTTTTGCTGAGTTATCAACGGTGTTCGCGCCGTGCATTTCTCGACCTGTATGGGGATCAACGCTACCAAGATCAACCCAGTGATTACTCTTTAAAACTGAGGCAAGATAGCCTAGAGCATCAACGCTGGGTACTCGACCAACATCAACCCCTACATCACGTTCCCTATCCTCGTCATGATTGGGTTAACGGTGCGGCTGCCACGTTGGATTTAATGGGGCAAGGTGTCGATCGGATTGCCAATGGCGTTTTGCACGTATCGCGGGGCAATGTGCAGCTAGTCAGCTACCCTAAACTTCTCATCCGCCAAGACGCCCCATCCCGATTGGGCAACTGGCACTATGTTCCCGTTGATATTAAGTTGGGTAAACGCCCGAAAGCCGATTATCAAGTGGTCGCTGCCTTTCAGTCCTATTTGCTGTCCGAACTGCAAGGCCGATTGCCCGATCACGGCTGGTTAATTTTGCGGCAGCGAGGCGCCTATGCGGTATCCCTCGATGACATGCTGCCTCGAATGGAGGAAACCCTCGAAGGCTGTATTCAAACGTTGATGCACCCAGAGGAACCAGAGGTCTTCATCGCCCATAGCCGTTGTGACCTCTGCCAGTGGTACACGCACTGCTACGCGATCGCCCAATCCGAGCACCATTTGTCCCTACTGCCCGGTGTCACCCCTAGTCGCTATACGCACCTTCAAGCTCTGGGTGTTCAGAGTTTGGAAGATTTATCCGCGCTCTCCGTCAAGGCGTTAGAAGGATTGCCGGGGTTTGGCCCCCAGGTGGCTCAGCGGCTCATTCAGCAAGCCAAAGCGACGGTCGGTCAAGTGGCTCTGCCCTATTGGGATCCCGATGAGCAGGAAAATTTACCCCTGCTCGCCCCTCAGGATTTACCCTCCGCAGATGTCGAGCTTTACTTCGATATTGAGGCCGCTCCGGAACATAATTTGACCTATCTGCACGGTGTGTTGGTCATTGACCACCGATCCCACCAAGATGAATTCCACGCCCTATGGGCTAATTCTGTTGAAGAGGAACCTAAAATTTGGCAGCAGTTTCTCCAGTTGGTTGAGCGCTATCCCAATGCACCGATTTTCCATTTCTGTCCCTACGAAGCTCAAATTATTCGGAAACTGGCGATCGCCCATCATATGCCCGAAACAGATATTCAGAACCTCCTCGAGCGCTTTGTGGACATCCACGAACGGATTACCCGGGTTGCCGTTCTGCCCGTTGAAAGCTACGCGCTGAAGCACATTGCCCGCTGGATTGGGTTTCAATGGCGAGATTCTGAGGCCAACGGGGCACAGTCAATCTGTTGGTACGATCAGTGGCAAGCAACGGGCGATCGCGTCTATTTAGATGCGATCCTTCGTTATAACGAAGATGATTGTTGGGCAACCTATTATGTAAAGCGGTGGCTGGCTGAATTTATCCAGCAGCATTCGTCAGATTCGAATGCCCCTGAGCGATCGCCTTAA